Proteins from a genomic interval of Zingiber officinale cultivar Zhangliang chromosome 1B, Zo_v1.1, whole genome shotgun sequence:
- the LOC121971905 gene encoding UDP-N-acetylglucosamine transporter UGNT1-like, which translates to MAPKSVLLPVSDPPPPPLRGVDDNAPLFRGSAMTRRGAFAAISYMSCAVLLVMFNKAALSSYNFPSANVITLFQMISSMCLLYAMRRWRIISFANGESHKTGLVPLQTVLHTLPLSIAYLLYMLAVMESVRGVNVPMYTTLRRTTVVFTMIVEYLLTRQKYTYPIVGSVVLIVLGAFVAGARDLSFDFYGYGMVFTANMTTAIYLATINRVGKSSGLNSFGLMWCNGIVCGPILLFLTYIRGELELTMNFPDLHSLGFQALMLFSCILAFFLNYCIFLNTTLNSALTQTMCGNLKDLFTIGLGWLLFGGLPFDALNVIGQALGFVGSGFYAYCKIKGK; encoded by the exons ATGGCACCGAAGAGCGTGCTGCTACCGGTGTCCGATCCCCCGCCGCCGCCTCTACGAGGAGTGGACGACAACGCCCCCCTCTTCCGAGGATCCGCCATGACAAGGCGAGGTGCCTTTGCAGCCATCTCCTACATGTCCTGCGCAG TTCTTCTGGTTATGTTCAATAAAGCAGCTCTATCTTCGTATAATTTCCCGTCTGCTAATGTTATTACTCTTTTTCAG ATGATCAGTTCAATGTGCCTGCTTTATGCAATGAGGCGATGGAGGATTATTTCTTTCGCAAATGGTGAATCACATAAAACAGGCTTGGTGCCACTTCAAACTGTTTTGCATACCCTTCCTCTGTCTATCGCATATTTACTTTACATG TTGGCTGTAATGGAGTCTGTTCGTGGAGTAAATGTTCCAATGTATACCACACTTAGACGTACAACTGTTGTATTTACGATGATTGTAGAGTACTTACTTACGAGGCAAAAATACACATATCCCATTGTCGGAAG TGTTGTGTTGATTGTCCTTGGAGCTTTTGTTGCTGGAGCTCGAGACCTATCCTTTGATTTTTATGGCTATGGCATGGTCTTCACTGCTAACATGACAACTGCAATTTATCTAGCAACGATAAACCGCGTTG GAAAATCCAGTGGACTAAACAGCTTTGGGCTCATGTGGTGTAATG GAATAGTATGCGGACCAATTTTGTTATTCTTGACGTATATTCGTGGTGAGTTGGAACTTACAATGAACTTTCCTGATCTTCATTCGCTTGGTTTTCAG GCTTTGATGCTATTTTCCTGCATCTTGGCATTTTTCTTGAACTACTGCATTTTCTTGAACACGACCTTGAACTCTGCTCTCACACAAACAATGTGCGGAAATCTGAAG GATCTGTTTACCATCGGACTTGGCTGGTTGTTGTTTGGTGGGCTTCCATTCGATGCG TTGAATGTCATCGGCCAAGCTCTTGGTTTTGTGGGCTCTGGCTTTTATGCATACTGCAAGATCAAAGGAAAGTAG
- the LOC121971912 gene encoding probable inactive receptor kinase At5g67200, with protein sequence MASRRPIAMLDAAVLLLLLSCAAAVAPATGASSDAAALLAFKSAADPGNRLTFPPPPSNDSTAHCLWPGVSCSSSGRVVRVVLVNSGITGFFTSGTLGRLDQLRILSLQENSLAGPIPDLSPLLNLRALFLGHNRFGGSFPPSIVSLRRLRVLDLSRNHLAGPVLPALASLDRLVSIRLDFNRFNGSLPAFNRSSLKSLNVSFNNFSGAIPTTAVLSSFAASSFAGNPGLCGEILKRECGDGAHVLFFHGDNDSHNAPSPTNPSFGQNNGINLPGAAASSPSQKMHKGAVVAIWLLAVSMLAIGILGVLLVTQRRRKRMKRGESLSPVKRNSYGVVGVADPAAAAVESYNKEIESRNNELIAAAAMAVSEEKVKKLAKSGCLVFCAGEAQVYTLEQLMKSSAEMLGRGSLGTTYKAVLENRLIVTVKRLDATKLATTGKEAFERHMQVVGRLRHPNLVPLRAYFHSKEERLLVYDYRPNGSLHSLIHGSRSTSPKPLHWTSCLKIAEDVAQGLAYVHQASRLVHGSIKASNILLGSDFEACLTDNCLSFLIEPSDSEDISGYRVPETQKCNGPFTPKSDIYCFGVLLLELLTGKSPLQFPILSATEVPAWVQSTREDSDDDERLMMIAHIAAACVQPSPDSRPTTWQVLKMIQEVKEADTGNNDNDSASIS encoded by the exons ATGGCCTCTCGTCGCCCCATCGCAATGCTCGACGCGGCCGTGCTGCTGCTTCTCCTCTCCTGCGCCGCTGCCGTTGCTCCCGCCACCGGCGCTTCCTCCGACGCCGCCGCTCTTCTCGCGTTCAAGTCGGCGGCCGACCCCGGTAACCGACTTACTTTCCCTCCTCCCCCTTCCAACGACTCCACCGCCCACTGCCTCTGGCCTGGAGTCTCTTGTTCCTCCTCCGGCCGCGTCGTTCGCGTCGTCCTCGTTAACTCCGGCATCACTGGTTTCTTCACCTCCGGCACTCTCGGCCGCCTCGATCAGCTCCGCATCCTTAGCCTGCAGGAGAATTCCCTCGCAGGCCCCATCCCTGACCTCTCCCCGCTGCTTAACCTCAGAGCTCTTTTCCTCGGCCACAACCGCTTCGGCGGCAGCTTCCCACCTTCGATAGTCTCCCTCCGCCGTCTACGCGTCCTCGATCTTTCCCGAAACCACCTCGCCGGTCCCGTCCTGCCGGCCCTTGCCTCGCTCGACCGTCTCGTCTCTATCCGCCTCGACTTCAACCGCTTCAACGGCTCCCTTCCCGCCTTCAACCGATCCTCCCTCAAAAGTCTCAATGTCTCCTTCAACAACTTCTCCGGCGCGATCCCGACCACGGCCGTGTTGTCGTCCTTCGCTGCCTCCTCTTTCGCCGGCAATCCCGGGCTTTGCGGAGAGATTCTCAAAAGGGAGTGCGGCGACGGAGCCCATGTGCTCTTCTTCCATGGTGACAATGACTCCCACAATGCGCCATCTCCCACGAACCCTAGCTTTGGGCAAAACAACGGGATCAATCTCCCCGGCGCGGCTGCGTCGTCACCGTCTCAGAAGATGCACAAGGGGGCCGTCGTCGCCATATGGCTCCTGGCCGTCTCGATGCTGGCGATTGGAATCCTGGGTGTGTTGTTGGTGACGCAGAGACGGAGGAAGAGAATGAAGCGGGGGGAGAGTCTAAGCCCGGTGAAGCGCAACAGCTACGGTGTTGTGGGGGTGGCGGACCCTGCCGCTGCAGCTGTGGAGAGCTACAACAAAGAGATAGAGAGTAGGAACAACGAGCTGATTGCAGCAGCGGCGATGGCGGTGTCCGAGGAGAAGGTGAAGAAGTTGGCAAAGAGCGGGTGCTTGGTGTTCTGCGCGGGGGAGGCGCAGGTGTACACGCTGGAGCAACTGATGAAGTCGTCGGCAGAGATGCTGGGGAGGGGGAGTCTGGGGACGACGTACAAGGCTGTGCTGGAGAACAGGCTCATCGTGACTGTGAAGAGGCTGGACGCAACAAAGCTGGCGACGACGGGGAAGGAGGCGTTCGAGCGGCACATGCAGGTGGTGGGGAGGCTGCGCCACCCCAACTTGGTGCCATTGCGAGCATACTTCCATTCCAAGGAGGAGAGGCTGCTAGTGTATGACTACAGGCCCAATGGAAGCCTCCATTCATTGATTCATG GTTCAAGATCCACAAGTCCGAAGCCCCTTCACTGGACTTCATGCCTAAAGATAGCAGAAGATGTTGCACAAGGCCTTGCATACGTCCACCAGGCTTCTCGATTAGTTCATGGAAGCATCAAAGCTTCCAACATCCTCCTTGGCTCTGATTTTGAGGCTTGCCTAACTGACAATTGTCTCTCATTTCTCATCGAGCCATCAGACAGCGAAGACATATCAGGATATCGAGTTCCTGAAACCCAAAAATGTAATGGCCCTTTCACTCCCAAATCAGACATCTACTGTTTTGGTGTGCTGTTGTTGGAGCTTCTGACCGGAAAATCTCCACTGCAATTTCCAATCCTAAGCGCAACTGAAGTGCCTGCTTGGGTTCAATCGACACGAGAAGACAGTGACGATGATGAGCGCTTAATGATGATCGCCCACATTGCGGCAGCCTGTGTCCAGCCATCACCAGACAGTAGGCCAACCACATGGCAGGTGCTGAAAATGATTCAGGAAGTGAAGGAGGCCGACACCGGCAACAATGACAATGATTCAGCATCAATTTCGTAA
- the LOC122040987 gene encoding basic endochitinase A-like, with amino-acid sequence MDRGEQMPKLKHKTPFSGSRHKRWQIRCRRLGLRRRRSPRSGRSLRSAIRGWGCTGSIYCCNGTITGYFEVYQFENLFSKRNSPIAHAIGFWDYQSFIALAAVYEPLGFGTTGDKETKMREVAAFLGHVGIHTSCKAQRSFLDVNNSILPLVSANFLFICILDLTIASVCMYKKSRTIGFGR; translated from the exons ATGGATAGGGGTGAGCAAAtg CCCAAATTAAAACATAAAACCCCTTTCTCCGGTTCCCGGCACAAACGATGGCAGATCCGATGCAGAAGGTTGGGGCTTAGGCGGCGGCGGTCGCCGCGGTCGGGGAGAAGCTTAAGAAGTGCGATAAGGGGGTGGGGGTGCACCGGCAGCATCTACTGCTGCAATGGGACCATAACCGGCTACTTCGAGGTCTACCAGTTCGAGAACCTCTTCAGTAAGCGCAACTCCCCCATCGCTCATGCCATCGGTTTCTGGGACTACCAGTCCTTTATCGCCCTCGCCGCCGTCTACGAGCCGCTCGGATTCGGCACGACCGGCGACAAGGAGACCAAGATGAGGGAGGTCGCCGCCTTCCTCGGCCATGTCGGCATCCATACCTCCTGTAAGGCACAACGATCCTTCCTTGATGTTAATAATTCCATCTTACCTCTCGTTTCTGCAAATTTCCTCTTCATTTGCATTCTTGATCTTACAATTGCATCAGTATGTATGTACAAGAAGTCGAGAACGATAGGGTTTGGAAGATAA
- the LOC121987278 gene encoding probable receptor-like protein kinase At4g39110 encodes MVFFDLFFVVWAMAFATPTAAGAAASSTFTPADNFLLDCGATSAATMPDGRAFETDAESAPFLSANDDVSASVPSVPGDVPSPLYLSARIFKGDATFSFALSRPGWHWIRLHFFPVEYPDFNLTQAGFSVSTDEFVLLHCFSVEGYSGGWVLREYLVNATHPRLALHFSPQRNSVAFVNGIEVVSAPDALLPDSASTIAPVGETAGLSLHAFQMAHRINVGGPAITSANDTLGRTWGPDAPFLQSSAGKNVSVSPGIIKYPEGVTPLIAPNSVYATAVEMADAEVANPNVNVTWGFPVNPSFAYLLRLHFCDIVSQSLNDLYFNVYVNGQMAISGLDLSTITGELASAYYKDIVLNASVAADQITVQIGPMKEPAGRVDALLNGVEILKLSNSVGSLDSEFGVDGSKADDGDWKITMVAVGFAMMLGAFVGLGAMVLKWSKRPEGWERRSSFSSWLLPVHTGNTSFTASRGYGYSTNKSSVFASSTMGFGRYLSLAELQRATKNFDKNAVVGVGGFGNVYLGELEDGTKVAVKRGNPQSEQGINEFQTEIQMLSKFRHRHLVSLIGYCDENSEMILVYEYMANGPLRDHLYGNGLPPLSWKQRLEICIGAARGLHYLHTGTAQGIIHRDVKSTNILLDDAFVAKVSDFGLSKDAPGMNQTHVSTAVKGSFGYLDPEYFRSQQLTDKSDVYSFGVVLLEVLCARPALDPALPREQVNLAEWAMQWKRKGLIEKIIDSHIAGTINQDSLNKFAEASEKCLANYSVDRPSMGDVLWSLERALQMQEANPPAAALQQQHTPPPREYKEASGTTTSPVVAAPIINQSLENSSTAMANELFEQFSAKGR; translated from the coding sequence ATGGTGTTTTTCGATTTGTTCTTCGTAGTCTGGGCTATGGCCTTTGCAACGCCGACAGCCGCCGGCGCCGCCGCGTCGTCGACGTTCACTCCCGCGGATAACTTCCTATTGGACTGCGGCGCCACTTCGGCGGCCACGATGCCAGATGGCCGCGCGTTCGAGACTGATGCAGAGTCCGCGCCATTTCTCTCTGCCAACGACGACGTCAGCGCCTCCGTGCCCTCCGTCCCCGGCGACGTCCCCTCCCCGCTCTACCTCTCCGCCAGGATCTTCAAGGGAGATGCTACCTTCAGCTTCGCCCTCTCCCGCCCCGGCTGGCACTGGATCCGCCTCCACTTCTTCCCCGTTGAATACCCGGACTTCAACCTCACCCAGGCCGGCTTCTCCGTCTCCACCGACGAATTCGTGCTCCTCCACTGCTTCTCCGTCGAGGGATACTCCGGCGGTTGGGTCCTCAGGGAGTACCTTGTCAACGCCACCCACCCACGCCTCGCCCTGCACTTCTCCCCTCAACGCAACTCCGTCGCCTTCGTCAACGGCATCGAGGTCGTCTCCGCCCCCGATGCGCTCCTCCCTGACTCCGCCTCCACCATCGCACCCGTCGGAGAGACCGCCGGACTCTCCCTCCACGCCTTCCAGATGGCGCACCGGATCAACGTCGGCGGCCCGGCCATCACCTCCGCCAACGACACCCTCGGCCGAACCTGGGGTCCCGACGCGCCCTTCCTCCAATCGAGCGCCGGTAAAAACGTCTCCGTCTCCCCCGGCATCATCAAGTACCCGGAGGGCGTGACGCCGCTCATCGCGCCCAACTCGGTCTACGCCACCGCCGTCGAAATGGCGGACGCGGAGGTGGCAAATCCTAATGTCAACGTGACGTGGGGCTTCCCCGTGAACCCCAGCTTCGCTTACCTCCTTCGCCTCCATTTCTGCGACATCGTCAGCCAGTCGCTCAACGACCTCTACTTCAACGTCTATGTCAATGGCCAGATGGCGATCTCCGGCCTCGACCTCTCCACCATCACCGGCGAGCTGGCTTCGGCTTACTATAAAGACATCGTCCTCAATGCCTCCGTGGCGGCGGACCAGATCACGGTCCAGATTGGCCCGATGAAGGAGCCTGCAGGCCGAGTCGACGCGCTGCTCAACGGCGTGGAGATTTTGAAGTTGAGCAACTCGGTCGGGAGCCTCGACAGCGAGTTCGGAGTCGACGGGTCCAAAGCCGACGACGGCGACTGGAAGATCACGATGGTGGCGGTGGGATTCGCGATGATGCTCGGCGCATTTGTGGGCCTCGGCGCGATGGTGCTGAAGTGGAGCAAGCGGCCAGAGGGTTGGGAGAGGCGGAGTAGCTTCTCATCGTGGCTCCTGCCAGTGCACACCGGGAACACGAGTTTCACGGCGAGCAGAGGGTACGGCTACAGCACGAACAAGAGCAGCGTCTTCGCCTCCTCCACGATGGGCTTCGGCCGCTACCTCTCCTTGGCGGAGCTCCAAAGGGCGACCAAGAACTTCGACAAGAACGCGGTCGTCGGCGTCGGCGGCTTCGGGAACGTGTACCTCGGCGAGCTGGAGGATGGCACCAAGGTGGCGGTGAAGCGCGGGAATCCGCAGTCGGAGCAGGGGATCAACGAGTTCCAAACAGAGATTCAAATGCTGTCCAAGTTCCGGCACCGGCACTTGGTGTCGCTCATCGGCTACTGCGACGAGAACTCGGAGATGATCCTGGTGTACGAGTACATGGCCAACGGCCCCTTGAGGGACCACCTCTACGGCAACGGCTTGCCTCCCCTGTCTTGGAAACAGAGGTTGGAGATCTGCATCGGGGCGGCGCGGGGGCTGCACTACCTGCACACCGGCACGGCGCAGGGGATCATCCACCGCGACGTGAAGAGCACCAACATCCTCCTCGACGACGCGTTCGTGGCCAAGGTGTCGGACTTCGGGCTGTCCAAGGACGCGCCGGGGATGAACCAGACGCACGTCAGCACGGCGGTGAAGGGCAGCTTCGGCTACCTGGACCCGGAGTACTTCCGGAGCCAGCAGCTGACGGACAAGTCGGACGTGTACTCTTTCGGGGTGGTGCTGCTGGAGGTGCTCTGCGCGCGTCCGGCGCTCGACCCGGCGCTGCCGCGGGAGCAAGTGAACCTGGCGGAATGGGCGATGCAGTGGAAGCGGAAGGGGCTGATTGAAAAGATCATCGATTCCCACATCGCGGGTACCATCAACCAGGACTCGCTGAACAAGTTCGCCGAAGCGTCGGAGAAGTGCCTTGCGAATTACAGCGTCGACCGGCCGTCCATGGGAGACGTGCTCTGGAGCCTGGAGCGCGCGCTCCAGATGCAGGAGGCGAACCCGCCGGCGGCCGCGCTGCAGCAGCAGCATACGCCGCCGCCGAGAGAATATAAGGAGGCGTCTGGAACGACCACAAGTCCAGTGGTGGCGGCGCCGATCATCAACCAGTCGCTGGAGAACTCGAGCACGGCGATGGCGAACGAGCTGTTTGAACAGTTCTCGGCGAAAGGAAGGTGA